The following proteins come from a genomic window of Lolium rigidum isolate FL_2022 chromosome 5, APGP_CSIRO_Lrig_0.1, whole genome shotgun sequence:
- the LOC124651971 gene encoding exosome complex component csl4-like — protein MAATAMEHDGGGAEVVTPGELLGASSSLAAGRGAYADGHSVRASVTGRRRILPPTPGSSDQRSTVEVVGHKAHGAVPQPGSVVIARVTKVMARMASADIMCVDSKAVKEKFTGMIRQQDVRATEIDKVDMYQSYRPGDIVRALVLSLGDARAYYLSTAKNELGVVSAQSIAGGTLVPTSWTEMQCELTGQIEQRKVAKVE, from the exons ATGGCAGCCACGGCAATGGagcacgacggcggcggcgcagaggTGGTCACCCCGGGCGAGCTCCTCGGGGcctcatcctccctcgcggccgggcgcggcgcctacgccgacggccactccGTGCGCGCGTCGGTCACCGGCCGCCGCCGAATCCTGCCCCCCACTCCCGGCTCCTCCGACCAG AGGTCCACGGTGGAGGTTGTCGGCCACAAGGCGCACGGAGCCGTCCCGCAGCCGGGAAGCGTCGTCATTGCCCGT GTGACAAAGGTTATGGCTAGGATGGCTTCTGCAGATATTATGTGTGTTGACTCAAAGGCTGTCAAGGAAAAGTTCACTGGCATGATAAG GCAGCAAGATGTTCGTGCAACTGAGATTGATAAGGTGGATATGTACCAGTCATATCGACCCGGCGACATTGTCAGAGCTCTGGTT CTTTCTCTTGGCGATGCAAGGGCCTACTACCTTTCAACTGCCAAGAATGAACTTGGAGTTGTTTCTGCCCAAAGTATAGCTG GTGGTACTCTGGTACCAACAAGTTGGACTGAGATGCAGTGTGAGTTGACTGGCCAAATTGAGCAAAGAAAAGTTGCAAAAGTGGAATAG
- the LOC124657571 gene encoding carboxyl-terminal-processing peptidase 2, chloroplastic-like, with protein sequence MLAGFSFGTTVSGFTGAFAAFTSEGQMLTCNASDRKDQPYPRPTYFTNISGPQKRTSSSPEKNLVSSATHSRSVLLELTSSRSRALLLPPHGRRRSMLLPMRRPPAAPSSPAFPPHVSSLVLLRQLHGRAGGEFELRFRQIDRVRLCTVARASPVEADASAAGFGRRAIVGVALAMSLSAPAYYRAPPPSSALTEENLIFLEAWRAVDRAYYDKSFNGQSWFRYRERALREEPMNSREETYAAIKKMLSTLDDPFTRFLEPEKFKSLRSGTQGALTGVGLSIGYPLALNGSPAGLSVMSAAPGGPAEKAGIVSGDVILAIDDRSAQDMDIYDAADRLQGPEGSSINLTIRSGADTRHVVLKRERYTLNPVRSRMCEIPGSEDSSKIGYIKLTTFNQNAAGSVKEAIKKLRDNNVKAFVLDLRNNSGGLFPEGIEIAKIWMDKGVIVYICDSRGVRDIYEADGATTIAASEPLVVLVNKGTASASEILAGALKDNKRAVVYGEPTYGKGKIQSVFALSDGSGLAVTVARYETPAHTDIDKVGVIPDRPLPASFPTDEDGFCSCLKDPASPCNLNAARLFARS encoded by the exons ATGCttgccggcttctccttcggcacCACCGTGAGTGGCTTCACCGGCGCCTTCGCTGCCTTCACTAGTGAGGGACAGATGCTGACATGCAACGCCTCTG ACAGAAAGGATCAACCTTATCCAAGGCCCACTTATTTTACAAACATTTCTGGGCCACAGAAAAGAACCAGCTCCTCCCCTGAAAAAAACCTTGTCTCCTCCGCCACACACTCTCGCTCTGTTCTCCTCGAGCTCACCTCTTCTCGCTCCCGCGCGCTGCTCCTCCCGCCacacggccgccgccgctccatgCTGCTCCCGATGCGCCGCCCCCCGGCGGCCCCGTCAAGCCCGGCCTTCCCTCCGCATGTTTCCTCCCTCGTGCTTCTGCGACAACTGCATGGTCGGGCGGGAGGCGAATTCGAGCTCCGGTTCAGACAGATCGACCGGGTCCGGCTATGCACGGTGGCGCGAGCGAGCCCGGTGGAGGCGGACGCCTCCGCCGCAGGGTTCGGCCGCCGCGCCATCGTCGGGGTGGCGCTCGCCATGTCCCTCTCCGCGCCCGCCTATTACagagcgccgccgccat CGTCTGCGCTCACGGAGGAGAACTTGATTTTCCTGGAGGCGTGGCGGGCAGTCGACCGTGCCTACTATGACAAGTCCTTCAATGGGCAGAGCTGGTTTAGGTACCGTGAGCGCGCTCTCCGTGAAGAGCCGATGAATTCCCGGGAGGAGACAT ATGCAGCAATAAAGAAAATGCTCTCAACCTTGGACGATCCGTTCACTCGTTTcttggaacccgagaagttcaagAGTTTGCGG TCTGGCACGCAAGGTGCCCTCACGGGTGTAGGTTTATCCATTGGCTACCCACTGGCGCTCAATGGATCACCTGCAGGACTCTCTGTGATGTCAGCGGCCCCAGGAGGTCCTGCTGAAAAGGCTGGCATCGTCTCTGGAGATGTTATTTTGGCGATTGACGACAGAAGCGCGCAAGACATGGACATATATGATGCAGCAGATCGCTTACA GGGTCCTGAAGGAAGctcgataaatttgaccattCGTAGTGGAGCTGATACTAGACATGTTGTTTTGAA GAGAGAAAGATATACTTTAAACCCAGTAAGGTCAAGGATGTGTGAGATTCCAGGTTCAGAGGACAGTTCAAAGATCGGTTACATCAAACTAACAACGTTTAACCAAAATGCTGCAG GATCCGTTAAGGAAGCTATTAAGAAATTAAGGGACAACAATGTAAAGGCTTTTGTGTTGGATCTGCGAAATAACAG CGGTGGTCTTTTTCCTGAAGGGATTGAAATTGCGAAGATTTG GATGGACAAGGGTGTCATTGTATATATATGTGATAGCCGTGGTGTCCGTGACATTTATGAAGCAGATGGAGCTACCACGATTGCTGCATCAGAACCTCTAGTTGTCCTG GTAAACAAAGGAACCGCAAGCGCAAGCGAAATCCTTGCTGGAGCACTGAAAGACAACAAGAGGGCAGTCGTCTATGGGGAACCAACATATGGAAAAGG AAAGATCCAGTCAGTTTTTGCGCTTTCTGATGGCTCAGGGTTAGCCGTGACGGTGGCGCGCTATGAAACCCCTGCTCATACGGACATTGATAAG GTTGGTGTGATTCCTGATCGCCCATTGCCTGCGTCGTTCCCGACCGACGAAGATGGCTTCTGCAGCTGCCTCAAGGACCCTGCTTCTCCTTGCAACCTTAACGCCGCGCGGCTGTTCGCGAGATCATGA